In one Acetobacter sp. genomic region, the following are encoded:
- a CDS encoding FUSC family protein, which yields MTAAAERNWSWLFAPSPANLGFAVRTSCAAVFSLLVAMWMELGSPQWAPLTVWVVATASRGESISKARWRLVGTIVGCSVGVALIASFPQQAALFFVGLAVWIGLCCGCATFFDGFRSYGFLVAGFTTAIVAVDVIPDPDAAFSVAMARGTYIILGIVCEGVATMMCLPDMEGNARRSLVGRLKTVTARTSTVLRSADFSRSVQHALLADIMAAATRIEYDVLEMGPAAGRAADHARAALASLLAAFARRRAEADWSTIQRSLANAEGHVGMIVSPRHGDRFRFRSRSVRQGVEGLRNGIRAAAGILGAWLLWEATGWPSGIIFVSYVALVYGLLATRETPTLASGGFVRGALWCALVAGVFVVMVMPGMTSPELLAGALMVPMVVGGLAARTPRLVNHAFSFNMFLPVLIGPANSGRYDEVSFLNGTSAFLAAVFFSAVMFRFVLIFRPDGHLRRTILWAQRRLRGLSYPDSRVSERSWLIMNADSMVRTIRTARNVPDDVVFARFSQHMAIMTVGMYVIEVRELMQDKTCSLPLARRLRVFLRLWREDQARAAAIVPVLLRFIDREPGDRTELRFALGEMVRLQVSIGQDRILSRQAGHVFFPRMFPKSP from the coding sequence GTGACAGCGGCGGCAGAGCGGAACTGGAGCTGGCTGTTCGCGCCGTCTCCTGCGAATCTCGGCTTCGCGGTACGCACGTCCTGCGCGGCGGTCTTCTCGCTGCTCGTCGCCATGTGGATGGAACTGGGGAGCCCGCAATGGGCGCCGTTGACGGTCTGGGTGGTTGCAACGGCTTCTCGCGGCGAGTCGATTTCCAAGGCCCGGTGGCGACTGGTCGGAACGATAGTGGGTTGTTCCGTCGGCGTGGCGCTGATTGCGTCCTTCCCCCAGCAGGCGGCTCTCTTTTTTGTGGGGCTGGCCGTCTGGATCGGTCTGTGCTGTGGCTGCGCTACCTTCTTTGACGGTTTTAGGAGCTACGGCTTTCTGGTGGCCGGTTTCACCACAGCCATTGTCGCGGTCGATGTTATTCCTGACCCGGACGCCGCCTTCTCGGTGGCGATGGCGCGCGGGACATACATTATCCTCGGTATCGTCTGTGAAGGGGTGGCGACGATGATGTGCCTCCCCGATATGGAAGGAAACGCGCGTCGCAGCCTTGTGGGACGCCTGAAAACCGTGACCGCCCGGACCAGCACCGTGCTGCGGTCGGCGGATTTCTCACGCTCCGTGCAGCACGCGCTTCTCGCCGACATCATGGCGGCCGCCACGCGTATTGAATATGACGTGCTGGAAATGGGCCCTGCGGCTGGCAGGGCGGCGGATCATGCACGCGCCGCGCTGGCGTCGCTGCTGGCGGCGTTTGCACGGAGACGGGCGGAGGCTGACTGGTCCACCATTCAGCGCAGTCTCGCCAATGCGGAAGGGCATGTCGGGATGATCGTCTCCCCGCGGCACGGCGATCGTTTCCGGTTCAGGTCGCGTTCCGTGCGACAGGGTGTGGAGGGGCTCCGTAACGGCATCCGCGCCGCTGCCGGGATACTGGGCGCATGGTTGCTGTGGGAAGCCACCGGCTGGCCATCCGGCATCATCTTCGTGTCGTATGTCGCTCTGGTTTACGGGCTGCTCGCAACACGGGAAACGCCGACCCTTGCCTCGGGTGGTTTCGTCCGTGGCGCGTTGTGGTGCGCGCTGGTGGCGGGAGTTTTCGTCGTGATGGTGATGCCGGGCATGACTTCACCCGAGTTGCTGGCTGGAGCCCTGATGGTGCCGATGGTGGTGGGCGGTCTGGCGGCCCGCACGCCCCGTCTGGTCAATCACGCCTTTTCCTTCAACATGTTCCTGCCGGTCCTGATCGGTCCTGCGAACAGCGGACGCTACGACGAGGTTTCGTTTCTGAACGGCACTTCCGCGTTCCTTGCGGCCGTATTTTTCTCAGCCGTCATGTTCCGCTTCGTGCTGATATTCCGTCCCGATGGTCATCTCCGACGCACCATCCTGTGGGCGCAGCGGCGCCTGCGTGGTCTGAGTTATCCAGACAGTCGCGTGTCGGAACGGTCATGGCTGATCATGAACGCGGACAGCATGGTCCGGACGATACGAACGGCCCGAAATGTGCCGGACGACGTGGTTTTTGCACGCTTCTCACAGCATATGGCGATCATGACGGTCGGTATGTATGTCATCGAGGTGCGTGAACTGATGCAGGATAAAACCTGCTCTCTCCCATTGGCGCGTCGGCTGCGGGTGTTTCTGCGTCTGTGGCGGGAGGATCAGGCACGCGCGGCGGCGATCGTGCCCGTTCTGC
- a CDS encoding FtsK/SpoIIIE family DNA translocase: MSCERMRRTHPAFEHCNLGTGFLARISRILPASLSSATTKTSLKRRGDELGGVLLWVLALVLTVCFWSYDPLDPSPDVSTDRAPTNLLGRPGAFLADILIQAVGLSTVLLIVALVAWGWRIFRHRGLSVFVLRAFALCFLLPVGAALLAALPILITAFHAPSWPSDAGIGGGIGASVAREAVAAGMSAIGPAGGVIIWFLGLVLAVLLAALAFGLDRNEWNSIARLTGATMLLIGRQPGRLARVIIARQRRVVPGQESVYARTDYGNGYETVASETGFAEQDNGSRRSWIPRRAKASTASAGQYLAAKAAQETRFAPPPPRSETARQPAAARSVAPTGTDLALLAPSPESPPANRPTGRRPANTVNEDEPVYALPGPVNDAPPPTERLSAYRDEPADLSDLQPPVPAQPENQQPVTRPEPVTQSAGHGASAEGEGRKSLLSKLFGGRSESDGSASAGRREAAKASQGWVLPPVSLLKLPPASRAAMAPSREMLEGNARLLETVLADFGVQGRIVDLHPGPVVTLYELEPAPGIRAARVIGLADDVARSLSVLSVRIATVPGRNVIGIEVPNATRETVYLSELFKCPEWVNTTSRLELALGKDIEGEPVFGDLAKMPHLLVAGTTGSGKSVGINAMILSLLFRHSPDECRLIMIDPKVLELSIYDGIPHLLTPVVTEPNKAVTALKWVVREMDRRYRAMAHLQVRNIAGYNERAAQVRERGEEVTRRVQTGYDPETGNPIFEEQSLTLDPLPFIVVVIDEMADLMMTAGKEIDAAVQRLAQKARAAGIHVIMATQRPSVDVITGTIKANFPTRISFQVISKFDSRTILGEQGAEQLLGQGDMLFMQGGGRITRVHGPFVADSEVEATVEFLREQGEPIYDEDVISEREDDSAAGTFDAGSSGGDGDSSGLYDKAVAIVIREGKASTSFVQRHLSIGYNRAAKLIEQMEKNGIVTAADHVGRRKVLIGRGAED; encoded by the coding sequence ATGTCATGCGAGCGTATGAGGCGAACGCATCCAGCTTTTGAACACTGCAACCTTGGGACCGGTTTCTTGGCGCGTATCAGCCGCATCCTTCCAGCCAGCCTTTCATCCGCCACGACGAAAACGTCGCTGAAACGCAGAGGCGATGAACTCGGCGGCGTTCTGCTGTGGGTTCTGGCGCTTGTTCTGACCGTGTGTTTCTGGAGTTACGATCCTCTCGATCCCTCACCGGATGTATCGACCGACAGAGCGCCCACGAACCTGCTTGGACGACCGGGAGCCTTTCTGGCCGATATTCTCATTCAGGCGGTCGGTCTCTCCACAGTGCTGCTGATTGTCGCCCTCGTCGCATGGGGATGGAGAATTTTCCGACACCGTGGCCTCAGTGTCTTCGTGCTGAGAGCCTTTGCACTCTGCTTCCTCCTGCCTGTGGGGGCAGCCCTGCTGGCGGCCCTCCCCATTCTGATCACAGCGTTTCACGCGCCTTCATGGCCCTCCGACGCCGGTATCGGCGGAGGCATTGGCGCAAGCGTGGCGCGGGAAGCCGTCGCCGCCGGGATGTCGGCAATAGGGCCTGCGGGCGGCGTCATCATCTGGTTTCTCGGTCTGGTGCTGGCCGTCCTTCTCGCCGCGCTGGCGTTTGGCCTCGACAGGAACGAGTGGAACAGCATCGCCCGACTGACAGGCGCGACCATGCTGCTCATCGGTCGTCAGCCCGGTCGCCTCGCGAGAGTGATTATTGCGCGTCAGCGCCGGGTTGTTCCGGGGCAGGAGAGCGTATACGCCCGAACCGATTACGGAAACGGCTATGAAACGGTCGCTTCCGAAACCGGCTTTGCCGAACAGGACAACGGAAGCAGGCGATCGTGGATTCCCCGACGCGCCAAGGCATCCACCGCATCCGCCGGGCAATATCTTGCCGCGAAGGCTGCGCAGGAAACCCGCTTCGCACCACCACCGCCACGTTCCGAGACGGCAAGGCAGCCTGCCGCTGCCAGAAGCGTGGCGCCGACGGGAACCGATCTCGCCCTTCTGGCGCCTTCGCCGGAATCGCCCCCAGCCAACCGCCCGACCGGCCGCAGGCCCGCCAACACCGTCAACGAGGACGAGCCTGTCTACGCCCTGCCCGGCCCGGTGAATGATGCCCCTCCGCCAACCGAGCGTCTCTCTGCCTACAGGGACGAACCGGCCGACCTGTCTGACTTGCAGCCTCCAGTTCCCGCACAACCGGAAAATCAGCAGCCCGTCACCCGCCCTGAACCCGTCACGCAGTCTGCCGGTCATGGCGCTTCCGCTGAAGGCGAAGGCCGGAAATCCCTGCTCTCCAAGCTGTTCGGCGGGCGTTCGGAGAGTGATGGCAGTGCGTCGGCAGGCCGACGAGAAGCAGCAAAAGCATCGCAGGGCTGGGTTCTGCCGCCTGTCTCCCTGCTGAAACTGCCACCGGCCTCCCGCGCCGCCATGGCGCCGTCGCGGGAAATGCTGGAAGGTAACGCCCGGCTTCTCGAAACGGTTCTGGCGGATTTCGGCGTGCAGGGGCGGATTGTCGATCTGCACCCCGGTCCTGTCGTCACGCTGTACGAACTTGAACCAGCCCCCGGTATCCGTGCAGCCCGCGTCATCGGACTGGCGGACGATGTGGCCCGCTCCCTGTCCGTGCTCAGCGTCCGCATCGCCACGGTCCCCGGTCGTAATGTCATCGGTATCGAAGTCCCGAACGCGACCCGCGAAACCGTGTATCTTTCGGAACTGTTCAAATGTCCGGAATGGGTGAACACGACCTCCCGGCTGGAACTGGCTCTCGGCAAGGACATCGAAGGCGAACCCGTCTTCGGCGATCTCGCGAAGATGCCGCATCTGCTGGTCGCCGGAACGACCGGCTCGGGTAAGTCCGTCGGGATCAACGCCATGATCCTGTCGCTGCTTTTCCGGCATTCGCCGGATGAGTGCCGTCTGATCATGATCGACCCGAAGGTGCTGGAACTGTCGATCTATGACGGCATCCCTCACCTGCTCACGCCTGTTGTGACGGAGCCGAACAAGGCCGTCACCGCCCTGAAATGGGTCGTGCGGGAAATGGACCGTCGCTATCGCGCCATGGCGCATCTACAGGTCCGTAACATCGCCGGTTATAACGAGCGTGCCGCGCAGGTTCGTGAACGCGGAGAGGAAGTCACACGCCGCGTCCAGACCGGCTACGATCCGGAAACCGGCAACCCGATTTTCGAAGAACAGTCCCTCACGCTCGATCCCCTGCCCTTCATCGTGGTGGTCATCGACGAGATGGCCGACCTGATGATGACGGCGGGCAAGGAAATCGACGCCGCCGTCCAGCGTCTCGCGCAGAAAGCCCGTGCGGCGGGCATTCATGTCATCATGGCGACGCAGCGTCCATCCGTGGATGTGATCACCGGCACCATCAAGGCCAACTTCCCGACGCGCATTTCCTTTCAGGTGATCAGCAAGTTTGACAGTCGCACGATTCTTGGCGAACAGGGCGCTGAGCAGCTTCTGGGTCAGGGCGACATGCTCTTCATGCAGGGCGGTGGCCGCATCACCCGTGTACACGGCCCATTTGTGGCTGACAGTGAAGTCGAGGCGACTGTCGAATTCCTGCGTGAACAGGGCGAGCCGATTTACGACGAGGACGTCATCTCAGAACGCGAGGATGACAGCGCCGCCGGAACTTTCGATGCCGGAAGCAGCGGCGGAGATGGCGATTCATCCGGTCTGTATGACAAGGCGGTCGCCATCGTGATCCGTGAAGGCAAGGCGTCCACTTCCTTCGTGCAGCGTCATCTTTCGATTGGCTATAACCGCGCCGCCAAACTCATCGAACAGATGGAGAAGAACGGCATCGTGACGGCTGCGGATCATGTCGGCCGCCGGAAGGTGCTGATCGGACGTGGCGCAGAAGACTGA
- a CDS encoding sodium:solute symporter family protein codes for MNGIPAADTIALVVFVLFFGVTIIAGSTVSHWKEWFSGGKKAAPSAPVEGHGGHGTEEWGLGGRQFGAWVTWFLVGGDFYTAYTVIAVPALVYAVGAYGFFALPYTIIVYPFIFIVMPKLWKIAHDGGHATAADMIRARFGSRALELAVAFSGLIAVMPYIALQLIGIRTVVQALGFSGEIPLVIAFVSLAAYTWLGGLHAPALTAFIKDIMIYIAVIAAVTLIPIKLGGYGHMFDVMNSVVAMPDADHVMKAGQLMPYATLALSSALAAFLYPHTLTGILAAKSADTVKQNAVYLPIYTIVLGLIALLGMMAHVAGIDTTVSSMVVPYLFLKLFPDWFAGFAFAAIAVGALVPAAVMAIGAANLLTNNILPKSYAGVTTSRIAAFGVKLGALLCVLFLNAKFAIDLQLLGGVIILQTFPALILGLTRFRFSSTGMLAGWVVGTVVGLGICWADGLKPVHMLSIGGWSELVSTGLIALVVNVIVAGVVSVVVPNRSVAVAAE; via the coding sequence ATGAACGGTATTCCGGCGGCTGATACGATCGCGCTTGTCGTCTTCGTCCTGTTCTTCGGGGTGACGATCATCGCGGGCAGCACGGTGTCTCACTGGAAGGAGTGGTTCTCCGGTGGAAAGAAGGCGGCGCCTTCTGCTCCTGTCGAGGGACATGGTGGGCACGGCACGGAAGAATGGGGTCTTGGCGGACGGCAGTTCGGCGCCTGGGTCACATGGTTTCTGGTCGGCGGCGATTTCTACACGGCCTATACCGTTATCGCGGTTCCGGCTCTGGTCTATGCGGTCGGCGCTTACGGATTCTTTGCGCTGCCCTACACCATCATCGTCTATCCATTCATCTTCATCGTCATGCCGAAGCTGTGGAAGATCGCTCATGACGGCGGTCATGCGACCGCGGCGGACATGATCCGCGCGCGTTTCGGCAGTCGCGCCCTTGAACTGGCCGTGGCGTTTTCCGGGCTGATCGCGGTTATGCCCTATATCGCGCTCCAGTTGATCGGTATCCGCACGGTCGTACAGGCTCTCGGCTTTTCGGGCGAGATTCCTCTGGTCATCGCCTTTGTCTCGCTGGCTGCCTACACATGGCTCGGCGGTCTCCATGCGCCTGCGCTGACGGCGTTCATCAAGGACATCATGATCTACATCGCGGTGATCGCCGCCGTGACGTTGATCCCGATCAAGCTTGGTGGCTACGGTCATATGTTCGACGTCATGAACAGTGTCGTGGCGATGCCGGACGCCGATCATGTCATGAAGGCCGGGCAGTTGATGCCGTATGCGACGCTGGCGCTTTCCTCCGCGCTGGCCGCCTTCCTGTATCCGCATACGCTGACCGGCATTCTGGCCGCCAAATCGGCGGACACGGTCAAGCAGAACGCAGTCTACCTGCCGATCTACACGATCGTCCTCGGGCTGATCGCCCTGCTGGGCATGATGGCGCACGTCGCAGGCATCGACACGACGGTCTCTTCCATGGTGGTGCCTTACCTGTTCCTGAAGCTGTTTCCGGACTGGTTCGCGGGCTTCGCTTTTGCGGCCATTGCCGTGGGCGCGCTGGTTCCTGCTGCGGTCATGGCGATCGGTGCGGCGAACCTGCTCACGAACAACATCCTGCCGAAGAGCTATGCCGGTGTGACGACTTCGCGGATCGCGGCTTTCGGTGTGAAGCTTGGCGCTCTGCTCTGCGTGCTGTTCCTGAACGCGAAGTTCGCCATCGACCTTCAGTTGCTGGGCGGTGTGATCATTCTTCAGACATTCCCCGCGCTGATCCTTGGTCTGACCAGATTCCGGTTCTCCTCGACCGGCATGCTGGCGGGCTGGGTTGTCGGCACGGTGGTTGGTCTTGGCATCTGCTGGGCAGATGGTCTGAAGCCGGTGCACATGCTGTCGATCGGCGGCTGGTCCGAACTGGTCTCGACAGGACTGATCGCTCTGGTGGTCAATGTCATCGTCGCGGGCGTGGTGTCGGTTGTTGTCCCGAACCGAAGCGTGGCGGTTGCTGCTGAATAA
- a CDS encoding DUF3311 domain-containing protein: MKIFNILLLAPFVGLLWVPFYNLQTPMLFGFPFFYWYQFAWVPVTSVLIWLAWKKGAQS; this comes from the coding sequence ATGAAAATTTTCAATATCCTGCTCCTCGCGCCCTTTGTCGGGTTGCTGTGGGTGCCCTTCTATAACCTGCAGACTCCGATGCTGTTCGGATTCCCGTTTTTCTACTGGTACCAGTTCGCATGGGTGCCGGTGACGTCAGTCCTGATCTGGCTTGCCTGGAAGAAGGGAGCGCAGTCATGA
- a CDS encoding protein adenylyltransferase SelO family protein: MPFSQAFHPALDHTRLGGLFYDVVQPAHFPTHRLRYRNNQAASTVGLDTLTDSEWVQHFGQFLPLPGSLPQPLALRYHGHQFRQYNPDLGDGRGFLFAQLRDDTGRLLDLGTKGSGRTPWSRGGDGRLTLKGGIREILAASMLEALGVETSRAFSLIETGENLERHDEPSPTRSAVLVRLGHSHIRIGTFQRLATNAETEALKQLVTYVRETYYPGLSVPEDGNEALVLFEAVCGRVARVGAQWMAAGFVHGVLNTDNIAITGESFDYGPWRFLPRFDAGFTAAYFDQNGLYAYGRQPQALLWNLARLAECLLEFAPHAGLTDVLSRFPALYERELDLAWCRRLGVRPDTPETDRALRHAVTLFMETSGIPFHCLPFDWYGGSGGAERALNGERGDLYRDSAFAEARGLLENRAPVASYSADHPYFSGGRPCDMLITTVEALWTRLSEQDDWSALEEKLAEIALMADALGQSRAP; the protein is encoded by the coding sequence ATGCCATTTTCACAAGCTTTTCATCCAGCCCTCGATCACACCCGTCTTGGCGGTCTGTTTTACGATGTCGTGCAGCCCGCTCACTTCCCCACGCACAGGCTCCGTTATCGTAACAACCAGGCAGCGTCCACTGTGGGGCTCGATACGCTGACCGACAGCGAGTGGGTTCAGCATTTCGGACAGTTCCTCCCCCTGCCCGGCTCACTGCCACAACCTCTGGCGCTTCGCTATCACGGTCACCAGTTCCGCCAGTACAACCCCGACCTCGGAGACGGACGCGGCTTCCTGTTCGCCCAGTTGCGTGACGACACCGGGCGTCTGCTCGACCTCGGCACCAAGGGCAGCGGCCGTACGCCCTGGTCACGCGGAGGAGACGGCCGCCTGACTCTGAAAGGAGGCATCCGGGAGATTCTGGCCGCCTCCATGCTGGAAGCGCTCGGTGTCGAGACCTCCCGCGCCTTCAGCCTGATCGAGACGGGCGAAAATCTGGAGCGTCACGACGAACCGTCCCCCACACGCTCCGCTGTCCTTGTGCGGCTTGGCCATTCCCACATCCGCATCGGCACATTCCAGCGCCTTGCGACCAATGCCGAGACGGAGGCGCTGAAGCAGCTCGTCACCTACGTCCGGGAAACCTACTATCCCGGACTTTCCGTTCCGGAAGACGGCAATGAGGCGCTGGTCCTGTTTGAAGCTGTGTGCGGTCGCGTCGCCCGCGTGGGCGCGCAGTGGATGGCCGCCGGCTTTGTTCACGGCGTTCTGAACACGGACAACATCGCCATTACGGGCGAAAGTTTCGACTATGGCCCGTGGCGCTTCCTGCCCCGGTTCGATGCAGGCTTTACCGCCGCGTATTTCGACCAGAACGGACTTTACGCCTATGGACGCCAGCCTCAGGCACTTCTGTGGAATCTGGCCCGTCTGGCCGAGTGCCTGCTGGAATTTGCTCCCCATGCCGGACTGACGGACGTTCTTTCCCGCTTTCCGGCGCTTTATGAACGCGAACTGGATCTCGCATGGTGCCGCCGTCTCGGTGTCCGTCCGGACACACCCGAGACCGACCGCGCTCTCCGCCATGCGGTGACCCTGTTTATGGAAACCTCAGGAATCCCGTTCCATTGCCTGCCCTTCGACTGGTATGGCGGTAGCGGTGGCGCAGAGAGGGCGCTGAACGGCGAGCGTGGAGATCTCTATCGTGATAGCGCCTTTGCTGAAGCGCGCGGACTGCTCGAAAACCGGGCTCCGGTTGCCTCTTATTCCGCCGATCATCCGTATTTTTCAGGCGGTCGTCCCTGTGACATGCTCATCACAACGGTCGAGGCGCTCTGGACGAGACTGAGCGAGCAGGATGACTGGTCCGCGCTTGAGGAAAAGCTGGCTGAAATCGCTCTGATGGCCGACGCGCTGGGACAGAGTCGCGCCCCTTGA
- a CDS encoding LysR family transcriptional regulator, with protein sequence MFLRQLSYLVALDHFRHFSRAAAHCGVSQPALSTAIRQLEHELGVSIVRRHHRVLGLTPEGERVVAWARQSLAALDGLKQEAGFAHDVAGGSLSIGVMPPAIQIAPLLAESLRAAIPALHLEVTVVSSAEVMHGLAEERFNLGLIYLDQQTAVPNIEEHTLYREQHVLVAATGVSLPGRTRCSWSDAAELPLCLLDRSMKSRQIVDSAFEKAGVKKPDIQFETNALELLHAELKAGRLASILPIAALPSASREGGLNIRRLEPSPEVPVGLVRLRRPLVSALMDCVWKTLTGLDLTSALKL encoded by the coding sequence ATGTTTCTCCGTCAGTTGAGCTATCTGGTCGCGCTCGATCACTTCCGTCATTTCTCTCGGGCTGCGGCTCATTGCGGCGTGTCCCAGCCCGCCCTTTCCACGGCCATCCGGCAACTGGAACATGAACTGGGAGTGTCCATCGTCCGTCGTCATCATCGCGTTCTGGGTCTTACACCCGAAGGAGAGCGGGTCGTGGCCTGGGCGCGTCAGAGTCTGGCGGCGCTGGATGGGCTGAAGCAGGAAGCGGGGTTCGCGCACGACGTGGCGGGTGGCTCGCTGTCCATAGGTGTCATGCCGCCCGCCATACAGATTGCGCCTCTGCTGGCGGAAAGTCTTCGCGCCGCGATCCCGGCGCTGCATCTGGAGGTGACGGTCGTGTCCTCCGCCGAAGTCATGCACGGGCTGGCGGAAGAGCGTTTCAATCTGGGTCTGATCTATCTCGACCAGCAGACAGCCGTTCCCAATATTGAGGAGCATACGCTGTACAGGGAGCAGCATGTTCTGGTCGCGGCGACAGGTGTCAGCCTGCCCGGACGAACGCGCTGTAGCTGGTCTGACGCGGCTGAACTGCCGCTCTGTCTGCTCGACCGGTCGATGAAAAGCCGTCAGATCGTGGACAGCGCTTTTGAGAAGGCAGGCGTGAAAAAACCCGACATCCAGTTCGAGACCAATGCGCTCGAACTGCTTCATGCCGAACTGAAGGCGGGACGACTGGCATCCATTCTGCCGATCGCGGCGCTGCCCTCCGCCAGCAGGGAGGGAGGGCTGAATATCCGTCGTCTGGAGCCCTCGCCGGAAGTGCCGGTGGGGTTGGTCAGGCTCCGTCGCCCTCTGGTGAGCGCCCTGATGGACTGTGTGTGGAAAACATTGACCGGACTGGATCTCACGAGCGCTCTCAAGCTTTGA